In Alphaproteobacteria bacterium, one DNA window encodes the following:
- the acnA gene encoding aconitate hydratase AcnA, with product MAVFGVRSKRGGDPPVTGQDSLKTRRTLNVNGKSYDYYSVEAAGEALGVDFTRLPYSMKVLLENLLRFENGRSVKVDDIKAIGDWLTERTSTREIAYQPTRVLLQDFTGVPAVVDLAAMRDAFIKLGGDAKRINPLSPVDLVIDHSVQIDYSGSADAFRLNVEKEFERNTERYEFLRWGQGAFDNFRVVPPGTGICHQVNLEYLSQVVWTDNKAGGNTLAYPDTVVGTDSHTTMVNGLGVLAWGVGGIEAEAVMLGQPVSMVMPEVIGFRMTGVPKEGTTATDIVLTVVQMLRARGVVGKFVEFFGPGLDHLSLADAATMANMAPEYGATCGIFPIDSETINYLTFTGRDADRIALVEAYAKAQGMWRDSSTPEPIFTDTLELDLSTVEPCLAGPKRPQDRVLLSDMTRSAAAAMTDMGSGKSTPVAGKDYSIDPGDIVIAAITSCTNTSNPAVLLAAGLVARNARAKGLSPKPWVKTSFAPGSQVVTDYMIAAGLQEHMDAMGFGLVGYGCTTCIGNSGPLDEAIEEAINEGDVAVAAVLSGNRNFEGRVHPLTLLNYLASPPLVVAYSLVGSLNVDLVKDSLGDDQDGNPVYLKDIWPTNKEINDLIQSVLTAEMFRARYDNVAQGPEQWQAIPASGSLTYKWSAGSTYVQNPPYFEGMKMELDPLSDIRGARSIALLADSITTDHISPAGSIQQSGPAGTYLTEHQVRPGEFNSYGSRRGNHQVMMRGTFANIRIRNEAAPNTEGGVTTHQPSGDVMPIFDAAQRYQSEGVPTIVIGGKEYGTGSSRDWAAKGTRLLGIKAVIVESFERIHRSNLVGMGVLPLQFKDGQNRKSLKLDGTEVFDITGFAHGIEPGMDIDCTITRKDGSSEKITLLCRIDTADEVEYFRNGGILQYVLRNMMQAAA from the coding sequence ATGGCGGTGTTTGGTGTGCGCTCAAAAAGAGGAGGGGATCCGCCCGTGACTGGTCAAGACAGCCTGAAGACACGCCGTACGCTGAATGTGAACGGCAAGTCCTACGACTATTATTCCGTTGAAGCCGCCGGCGAAGCGCTGGGCGTCGATTTCACCCGGCTGCCCTATTCGATGAAGGTGCTGCTGGAAAACCTGCTGCGCTTCGAAAACGGCCGCAGCGTCAAGGTCGACGATATCAAGGCAATCGGCGACTGGCTGACGGAGCGTACCAGTACGCGGGAAATTGCCTATCAGCCGACGCGCGTGCTGCTGCAGGATTTTACCGGTGTTCCCGCTGTTGTCGATCTCGCGGCGATGCGCGACGCCTTCATCAAGCTGGGCGGCGATGCCAAGCGGATCAACCCGCTGTCGCCGGTCGATCTCGTCATCGACCATTCGGTGCAGATCGATTACTCCGGTTCGGCCGATGCCTTCCGCCTGAATGTGGAAAAGGAATTCGAACGCAATACCGAACGCTATGAATTCCTGCGCTGGGGCCAGGGCGCGTTTGACAATTTCCGGGTCGTACCGCCGGGCACGGGCATCTGCCATCAGGTGAATCTCGAATACCTGTCCCAGGTCGTCTGGACCGACAACAAGGCCGGCGGCAATACGCTGGCCTATCCGGATACGGTCGTCGGCACGGACAGCCACACGACGATGGTCAACGGGCTTGGCGTTCTCGCCTGGGGCGTCGGCGGTATCGAGGCGGAAGCCGTGATGCTGGGCCAGCCGGTCTCCATGGTCATGCCGGAAGTCATCGGCTTCCGCATGACCGGCGTGCCGAAGGAAGGCACGACCGCGACCGACATTGTCCTGACCGTGGTGCAGATGCTGCGCGCGCGCGGTGTGGTCGGCAAGTTCGTCGAATTCTTCGGTCCGGGTCTCGATCACCTGTCGCTGGCCGATGCCGCGACCATGGCCAATATGGCGCCGGAATATGGCGCGACCTGCGGCATCTTCCCGATCGATTCCGAAACCATCAATTACCTGACCTTCACGGGCCGCGATGCCGACCGCATCGCACTGGTCGAAGCTTACGCCAAGGCGCAGGGTATGTGGCGCGATTCCAGCACGCCGGAACCGATCTTCACCGATACGCTGGAACTCGACCTGTCGACGGTGGAACCCTGTCTCGCCGGACCGAAGCGTCCCCAGGATCGCGTGTTGTTGTCCGATATGACCAGGTCGGCGGCAGCGGCCATGACCGATATGGGCAGCGGCAAGTCAACCCCGGTCGCCGGCAAGGACTATTCCATCGATCCCGGCGATATCGTGATCGCGGCGATCACGAGCTGCACCAATACTTCGAACCCGGCCGTGTTGCTGGCCGCCGGTCTGGTGGCGCGGAATGCCCGTGCGAAGGGCCTTTCGCCCAAGCCCTGGGTGAAAACGTCGTTTGCGCCGGGCAGCCAGGTCGTGACCGACTATATGATTGCCGCCGGGCTGCAGGAGCACATGGATGCGATGGGCTTTGGCCTCGTCGGCTATGGCTGCACGACCTGTATCGGCAACTCCGGTCCGCTGGACGAAGCCATCGAGGAAGCGATCAACGAGGGCGATGTTGCCGTTGCCGCGGTGCTTTCCGGGAACCGCAACTTCGAAGGCCGCGTCCACCCGCTGACACTGCTGAACTACCTCGCCTCGCCGCCGCTGGTGGTGGCGTATTCGCTGGTCGGGTCGCTGAACGTCGATCTGGTCAAGGATTCGCTGGGTGACGACCAGGACGGCAATCCCGTCTACCTGAAGGACATCTGGCCGACCAACAAGGAAATCAACGACCTGATCCAGTCGGTTTTGACGGCGGAAATGTTCCGCGCCCGCTACGACAACGTGGCGCAGGGACCCGAACAGTGGCAGGCAATCCCGGCATCGGGCAGCCTGACCTATAAATGGAGCGCCGGTTCGACCTATGTCCAGAATCCGCCATACTTCGAAGGCATGAAGATGGAACTGGACCCGCTCAGCGATATCCGCGGGGCGCGGTCGATTGCGCTGCTGGCCGATTCGATCACGACCGACCATATCTCGCCGGCGGGATCGATCCAGCAGAGCGGCCCGGCCGGAACCTATCTGACCGAACATCAGGTTCGCCCGGGTGAATTCAATTCCTACGGGTCGCGGCGCGGCAATCATCAGGTCATGATGCGCGGCACCTTCGCCAATATCCGCATCCGCAACGAGGCGGCGCCGAATACCGAAGGCGGCGTGACGACGCATCAGCCCAGCGGCGATGTCATGCCGATCTTCGATGCGGCCCAGCGCTACCAGAGCGAGGGGGTGCCGACGATCGTCATCGGCGGCAAGGAATACGGCACCGGTTCGTCGCGCGACTGGGCGGCGAAAGGGACGCGGCTGCTCGGCATCAAGGCCGTTATTGTGGAAAGCTTCGAACGGATTCATCGTTCCAACCTGGTCGGCATGGGCGTGCTGCCATTGCAGTTCAAGGACGGTCAGAACCGCAAATCCCTGAAGCTGGATGGTACCGAAGTCTTCGATATTACCGGTTTCGCGCACGGGATCGAGCCGGGAATGGATATCGACTGCACGATCACCCGCAAGGATGGCAGCAGCGAAAAGATCACGCTGCTGTGTCGTATCGATACGGCGGATGAGGTCGAGTACTTCCGCAATGGCGGAATTCTGCAATACGTGTTGCGCAACATGATGCAGGCCGCCGCGTAA
- a CDS encoding MFS transporter — MIRLPLLRDADFRRLLAGAAFNQQGMTGEHVIIGLLVLRITDSTAWVGITLAVYFLPFFVFGMLSGVVADWIDRRKLLRGIEIALIVNLLLFALCLVLDFTALWLLISFTLVSGSLRAMHQPVRASYAYDITGPQQVTAAIGFVNLGSRSGQLVGALAAGAIMHRYGAPTALLAVAAGHGLAFLLFSGFRTAGAAAETVRAPIRQNLREYAAELGSNRILVMLLAVTASIEIFGFSFATTLPELAVVRSTLGADGLGLMHAARASGGIAAGLAFSLAGAIQHRGIIFLCVIVGFGACLMLLSVDSPLLLTLLAIFMVTTMATSSDILTQSMMQLSVANHLRGRAMGVWVLAIGAAPLGHLQMGAFADWAGVGNALLVNGAALVATGLVTALAVPALRRL, encoded by the coding sequence ATGATCCGGCTGCCATTGCTGCGCGACGCGGATTTCCGCCGCCTGCTGGCCGGCGCGGCCTTCAACCAGCAGGGCATGACCGGCGAACATGTCATCATCGGACTGCTGGTACTGCGGATTACGGATTCCACCGCATGGGTCGGAATCACGCTTGCGGTCTATTTCCTGCCGTTCTTCGTTTTCGGCATGCTGTCCGGCGTCGTGGCGGACTGGATCGACCGGCGCAAGCTGCTGCGCGGGATCGAAATCGCCCTGATCGTCAACCTGTTGCTGTTTGCGCTCTGCCTGGTGCTCGATTTTACCGCGCTGTGGCTGCTGATCAGCTTCACCCTGGTCAGCGGCAGCCTGCGCGCGATGCATCAACCCGTGCGCGCCAGCTATGCCTATGACATCACCGGCCCACAGCAGGTGACCGCCGCCATCGGCTTCGTCAACCTGGGATCGCGCAGCGGGCAGCTTGTCGGTGCGCTTGCGGCGGGCGCGATCATGCATCGATATGGCGCGCCGACGGCGCTGCTGGCCGTCGCGGCGGGGCATGGTCTCGCGTTCCTGCTGTTTTCCGGCTTCCGGACCGCCGGCGCCGCGGCCGAAACCGTGCGAGCGCCAATCCGGCAGAACCTGCGCGAATACGCCGCCGAACTGGGCAGCAACCGGATCCTGGTGATGCTGCTCGCCGTGACCGCGTCCATCGAAATCTTCGGTTTTTCCTTCGCGACGACGCTGCCGGAACTTGCGGTAGTGCGTTCGACGCTCGGTGCGGATGGCCTGGGCCTGATGCACGCGGCGCGGGCCTCGGGTGGCATCGCGGCCGGACTGGCCTTTTCACTGGCCGGAGCGATACAACATCGCGGAATCATCTTTCTGTGCGTGATTGTCGGGTTCGGCGCCTGCCTGATGCTGCTGTCCGTCGACAGTCCGCTGCTGCTGACGCTGCTGGCGATCTTCATGGTCACCACCATGGCGACGTCTTCTGATATCCTGACCCAGAGCATGATGCAGCTCAGCGTCGCCAATCACCTGCGCGGGCGGGCCATGGGTGTCTGGGTGCTGGCCATCGGCGCGGCACCCCTGGGCCATCTGCAGATGGGCGCCTTCGCGGACTGGGCCGGTGTCGGCAATGCGCTGCTGGTCAACGGCGCGGCGCTGGTCGCGACAGGGCTTGTAACGGCGCTGGCGGTGCCGGCGCTGCGCCGGCTTTAA
- a CDS encoding GMC family oxidoreductase N-terminal domain-containing protein, whose translation MDEFDFIIVGAGSAGCVLANRLTEDPKIRVLLLEAGPRDSNPFIHIPAGFFKTLYDRKVNWCFSTEKEEAWGNRAIHWPRGKVLGGSSSINGHLIVRGQPDDYNGWAQLGARGWAFDDIADYFRKFENSQVGDPPVRGKGGPINVREPVEKHPLTERFIEACVESGIKRNSDYNGVAQEGVGYFQHAILNGRRQSTAQTYLKLARNRPNLRIETEAPTRRIVVEGGRVTGVEYEQNGQTKRAKAGREVLLSSGSIGSPQLLELSGIGDGERLKTLGIDVVHNLPGVGENLQDHYLARMSFRVKGAGTYNERSRGIRLGIEVFKYALTRKGMLTAAPGNVSASVRVMPGVDNPDVQFTFAPASYVDGLIGVLNDFPGMTCGFWQHRPASTGSLHCVSKDPSVQPSIRPNYLGEQIDRDTAVASARMVRRIFSQPAIARHVESEVFPGADIRSDDEILGYIRNSGATVYHPIGTCKMGSDPMAVVDPQLRMHGLQGIRVIDASVMPRMVSANTNAATLMIAEKGADMIKASMR comes from the coding sequence ATGGATGAGTTCGATTTTATCATTGTTGGTGCGGGTTCGGCGGGTTGCGTACTCGCCAACCGGCTGACCGAGGACCCGAAAATCCGGGTGCTGCTGCTCGAAGCCGGACCGAGAGACAGCAACCCGTTCATCCATATTCCTGCCGGCTTCTTCAAGACCCTGTATGACAGGAAGGTCAACTGGTGTTTCAGCACCGAGAAGGAGGAAGCCTGGGGTAACCGCGCCATCCACTGGCCGCGCGGCAAGGTTCTGGGCGGCTCGTCGTCGATCAACGGTCACCTGATCGTGCGCGGACAGCCCGACGACTATAACGGCTGGGCGCAACTGGGCGCGCGCGGCTGGGCCTTCGACGATATCGCGGATTATTTCAGGAAATTCGAGAATTCTCAGGTCGGCGACCCGCCGGTGCGCGGCAAGGGCGGACCGATCAATGTGCGCGAACCGGTCGAAAAGCATCCGCTGACCGAACGCTTTATCGAGGCCTGCGTTGAATCCGGCATCAAGCGCAACAGCGATTATAATGGCGTCGCGCAGGAAGGCGTCGGTTATTTCCAGCATGCAATCCTGAATGGTCGCCGACAGAGCACCGCGCAGACCTATCTGAAACTGGCGCGGAACCGCCCCAACCTGCGCATCGAAACCGAAGCGCCGACCCGCCGCATCGTGGTCGAAGGCGGCCGGGTGACCGGTGTCGAATATGAACAGAACGGCCAGACGAAGCGCGCGAAGGCGGGGCGCGAGGTATTGTTGTCTTCGGGATCCATCGGCTCGCCGCAATTGCTGGAACTCTCCGGCATCGGCGATGGCGAACGGTTGAAGACGCTGGGTATCGACGTGGTGCACAATCTGCCCGGCGTCGGCGAGAACCTGCAGGACCATTATCTCGCCCGGATGTCGTTCAGGGTCAAGGGCGCCGGCACCTATAACGAGAGATCGCGCGGTATCCGCCTCGGCATCGAAGTATTCAAATATGCGCTGACCCGCAAAGGCATGCTGACCGCGGCGCCCGGCAATGTCAGCGCTTCGGTCAGGGTGATGCCCGGCGTGGACAATCCGGACGTGCAGTTTACCTTTGCCCCGGCCAGCTATGTCGACGGCCTGATCGGCGTGCTGAACGATTTCCCCGGCATGACCTGCGGTTTCTGGCAGCATCGTCCGGCCAGCACCGGTTCGCTGCATTGCGTCTCGAAGGATCCGTCGGTCCAGCCGAGCATACGGCCGAATTATCTGGGGGAACAGATCGACCGGGACACGGCGGTGGCATCCGCCAGGATGGTGCGGCGAATTTTCAGCCAACCTGCCATTGCCCGGCATGTGGAGAGCGAAGTTTTCCCCGGCGCGGATATCCGCAGCGACGACGAGATCCTCGGCTATATTCGCAACAGCGGCGCCACCGTCTATCACCCGATCGGGACCTGCAAGATGGGCAGCGATCCCATGGCGGTTGTCGATCCGCAACTCCGCATGCATGGCCTGCAGGGCATCCGTGTTATCGATGCTTCGGTCATGCCCCGCATGGTATCCGCCAATACCAATGCCGCGACTTTGATGATCGCGGAAAAAGGTGCTGATATGATCAAGGCTTCAATGCGGTAG
- a CDS encoding phosphoribosylaminoimidazolesuccinocarboxamide synthase, which yields MIDTDFEAALANRLTDAKFPQLPNFERGKVRESYDLPDGRRVMIATDRQSAFDLVLAAVPYKGQVLNETAKFWFEQTADLCPNHVLEYPDPNVIIGRRLTMLRVEMVVRAYLTGSTSTSIWPMYERGERTVYGHTLPEGMVKNQPLEQTIITPSTKGMGDVHDVATTADRLLADGIVTPAQWEELCARSFAIFARGQEIAARHGLILVDTKYEFGVDENGTITLADEVHTPDSSRYWIADSYDERFAAGREPDSLDKEFLRLWINARCDPYKDPIPEIPAETLQDFSGRYIRLYEKVTGLRFERPPPGVSVRDRIENNLRRALPEYFAG from the coding sequence GTGATCGATACCGATTTCGAAGCCGCGCTCGCCAATCGGCTGACCGACGCGAAATTCCCGCAGCTGCCGAATTTCGAGCGCGGCAAGGTGCGCGAATCCTATGACCTGCCGGATGGCCGGCGGGTGATGATCGCGACCGACCGGCAATCGGCCTTCGACCTCGTGCTGGCGGCGGTGCCCTATAAGGGGCAGGTGCTGAACGAGACGGCGAAATTCTGGTTCGAACAGACCGCGGACCTCTGCCCCAACCACGTGCTCGAATATCCCGACCCCAATGTGATCATCGGCCGGCGGCTGACCATGCTGCGGGTGGAAATGGTGGTCCGCGCCTATCTGACCGGCTCCACCAGCACCAGCATCTGGCCGATGTATGAACGCGGTGAGCGCACTGTTTATGGTCACACGCTGCCGGAGGGCATGGTCAAGAACCAGCCGCTGGAACAGACAATCATTACCCCGTCGACGAAGGGCATGGGCGATGTGCACGATGTTGCGACCACGGCGGACCGTCTGCTTGCCGACGGCATCGTCACGCCGGCGCAATGGGAGGAACTGTGCGCGCGCAGCTTCGCCATCTTCGCGCGGGGGCAGGAAATCGCCGCGCGCCACGGGCTGATCCTGGTCGACACCAAGTATGAATTCGGCGTCGATGAAAATGGCACGATCACCCTGGCGGATGAGGTGCATACGCCGGATTCCAGCCGCTACTGGATTGCCGACAGCTATGACGAGCGCTTTGCCGCGGGCCGGGAACCGGACAGCCTGGACAAGGAATTCCTGCGGCTGTGGATCAACGCCCGTTGCGACCCCTACAAGGATCCGATACCGGAAATACCGGCTGAAACCCTGCAGGATTTCAGTGGCCGTTATATCCGACTATACGAAAAAGTCACCGGATTGCGGTTTGAACGGCCGCCACCGGGTGTGTCCGTCCGTGACAGGATCGAGAACAATCTGCGCCGCGCCCTGCCGGAATATTTCGCCGGTTAA
- a CDS encoding alpha/beta hydrolase, which translates to MASAELQKVIAARRANAYTPDSTIEQLRAETEARGGAPLIDGATHQPASANGVPGEWVDAANAAKDRVFLFLHGGGYYRGSAASSRTTSARISAACGARVYAIDYRLAPEHAFPAAVDDALTAYRWLLDQGIDAGKIAVGGISAGGGLTLALLLRLKETGLPQPAAAFPMSAWTDLTQSGETFVTRADVDPAISKPYLDRMAGLYLAGADPKTPQASPLFGDLTGLPPILVHVGTAETLLDDSRLFAERARAAGVDITYEAWEDMIHGWHAFGDVLPEAREAILGIGEFYRGQVPA; encoded by the coding sequence ATGGCCAGTGCCGAACTGCAGAAGGTGATCGCCGCCAGGCGCGCCAATGCCTATACCCCTGATTCGACGATCGAACAGCTGCGCGCCGAAACCGAAGCCCGGGGCGGCGCGCCGCTGATCGACGGCGCGACGCACCAACCGGCCAGCGCCAACGGCGTGCCGGGTGAATGGGTCGATGCGGCGAACGCGGCGAAGGACAGGGTCTTTCTCTTCCTGCATGGCGGCGGATATTACCGCGGTTCGGCGGCGTCCTCGCGAACGACCTCGGCGCGGATTTCGGCTGCCTGTGGCGCCCGGGTCTACGCTATCGATTACCGGCTGGCGCCGGAGCATGCGTTTCCGGCGGCTGTCGACGATGCGCTGACGGCCTATCGCTGGCTACTGGATCAGGGTATCGACGCGGGCAAGATTGCGGTCGGCGGAATTTCGGCCGGCGGCGGATTGACGCTCGCGCTGCTGTTGCGGCTGAAGGAAACCGGCCTGCCGCAGCCGGCGGCGGCATTTCCGATGAGCGCCTGGACCGATCTGACCCAGAGCGGCGAAACTTTTGTCACCAGGGCCGATGTGGACCCGGCGATCAGCAAGCCCTATCTCGATCGCATGGCCGGGCTGTATCTGGCCGGCGCCGACCCGAAAACGCCACAGGCGTCGCCCTTGTTTGGCGACCTTACCGGTTTGCCGCCGATTCTGGTGCATGTGGGCACGGCGGAAACGCTGCTGGACGACAGCAGGCTGTTTGCCGAAAGGGCCCGGGCGGCCGGCGTGGATATCACCTATGAGGCCTGGGAAGACATGATTCATGGCTGGCACGCCTTCGGCGATGTCCTGCCGGAAGCGCGAGAGGCCATTCTCGGCATCGGCGAATTCTACCGCGGGCAGGTGCCCGCGTGA
- a CDS encoding DUF1223 domain-containing protein: MRYAFALAALFLAHAGMAPDVAAGEAKSPVVVELFTSQGCSSCPPAEAYLRELADRPDIIALELHVDYWDYIGWKDPFAAHAFVERQRNYSGNLGERYVYTPQMVIGGRTHAVGSDRSQVEAAIRSVRDQMSPGPSLVLSRDGDKIQVQIGAIDSGDTFDVYFVTYDAKHVTKIQRGENRGMTLINRNIVRTFEHIGNWVGKPLDLTVSLAGKKGDGGCAVLVQEQDAGPILTAASLPFAPR, from the coding sequence ATGAGATACGCGTTCGCGCTGGCCGCGCTGTTCCTTGCCCATGCCGGAATGGCGCCTGACGTGGCGGCCGGCGAAGCGAAATCGCCGGTTGTCGTCGAACTGTTTACCAGCCAGGGATGTTCCTCCTGCCCGCCGGCGGAAGCCTATTTGCGGGAACTCGCGGACCGGCCGGATATCATCGCCCTGGAACTGCATGTCGATTACTGGGATTACATCGGCTGGAAGGACCCATTCGCAGCCCATGCCTTTGTGGAACGGCAGCGCAACTACAGCGGCAACCTTGGCGAACGGTACGTTTACACGCCGCAGATGGTGATCGGCGGCCGGACACATGCGGTCGGCTCGGACCGCAGCCAGGTTGAGGCCGCGATCAGGTCGGTTCGCGATCAGATGTCGCCGGGGCCGTCGCTTGTCCTGTCGCGCGACGGGGATAAAATTCAGGTCCAGATTGGCGCAATCGACAGCGGCGACACCTTTGATGTCTACTTCGTGACTTACGATGCGAAACATGTCACGAAAATTCAGCGCGGTGAAAATCGCGGTATGACCCTGATCAACAGGAACATCGTGCGCACGTTCGAACATATCGGTAATTGGGTGGGAAAGCCGCTGGACCTGACGGTCTCCCTCGCCGGCAAGAAAGGCGATGGCGGTTGTGCTGTTCTGGTCCAGGAACAGGATGCAGGTCCCATTCTTACGGCCGCATCGTTGCCATTTGCCCCGCGCTGA
- a CDS encoding SDR family oxidoreductase produces the protein MDLQLTDKVALVTGASRGIGMGAAKVLAAEGCRMAICARRENLLDGVADEIEAAGHPRPLTIVEDVLPNDAGMRIRNRVLGVFGRCDILINSAGGSRSIPWNASDAVWDEGMLLNFDAVRRLTNAIVPSMVENGYGRVMTMTGIMEPAGVNVALAAKAAVHAWSKGMARVHAKSGITFNCLPPGRIKSEQIMDRLHADPVARERYIEENIPVGYFGEPEDMGYLIAFLASPRARYITGEIIHVDGGMHRYAF, from the coding sequence ATGGATCTGCAATTGACGGACAAGGTCGCGCTGGTGACCGGCGCCAGCCGCGGCATCGGTATGGGGGCGGCGAAGGTCCTGGCGGCGGAAGGCTGCCGTATGGCGATCTGTGCGCGGCGTGAAAACCTGCTGGATGGGGTGGCCGATGAAATAGAGGCCGCCGGACATCCGCGCCCGCTGACCATCGTCGAGGATGTTCTGCCGAACGACGCCGGCATGCGTATTCGAAACAGGGTGCTGGGCGTGTTCGGGCGGTGCGATATCCTGATCAATTCGGCGGGCGGGTCGCGCTCGATCCCCTGGAATGCCAGTGACGCGGTCTGGGATGAAGGCATGCTGCTCAATTTCGATGCTGTCCGCCGTCTGACGAACGCCATTGTTCCGTCCATGGTCGAAAACGGTTACGGTCGGGTCATGACCATGACGGGGATCATGGAGCCGGCCGGCGTCAATGTCGCGCTGGCGGCGAAGGCGGCGGTCCATGCCTGGTCGAAGGGCATGGCGCGGGTTCACGCTAAATCGGGTATTACCTTCAACTGCCTGCCGCCCGGCCGTATCAAGAGCGAGCAGATCATGGACCGGCTGCATGCCGACCCGGTCGCCCGCGAACGCTACATCGAAGAGAATATCCCGGTCGGCTATTTCGGCGAACCGGAGGACATGGGGTACCTGATTGCTTTCCTGGCCTCGCCACGGGCTCGTTACATCACCGGCGAGATCATCCATGTCGATGGCGGCATGCACCGATATGCGTTTTAA
- a CDS encoding transporter substrate-binding domain-containing protein, with amino-acid sequence MNSDVVAQLAPNGTLRAAINMSNFLLVTSKTPDGLPVGVSASVAKAIADKLGVKLQLLPYKTPGEISDDAGTGKWDIGNIGAEPQRAMKMDFTAAYAEIQSTYMVPPGSPIQTIADVDKPGNRISVSGRSAYGLWLENNIKHATLMPTEGLDGSFNQFVDQKLEVLAGLRPRLVEDVEKMPGARILDGQFSAVQQAVGCNKGNDAAAKFLTEYIEELKRSGFIGELIEKFGVTGRLSVAPPA; translated from the coding sequence ATGAATTCAGACGTCGTTGCCCAACTCGCTCCGAACGGCACATTGCGCGCCGCAATCAACATGTCCAATTTCCTGCTTGTCACAAGCAAGACCCCCGATGGCCTGCCTGTCGGCGTATCTGCCTCGGTGGCGAAGGCCATTGCCGACAAGCTGGGCGTAAAACTGCAACTGCTGCCCTACAAGACGCCGGGTGAAATCTCCGACGACGCCGGCACCGGCAAATGGGATATCGGCAATATCGGCGCCGAGCCGCAGCGGGCGATGAAGATGGACTTCACCGCCGCCTATGCCGAAATCCAGTCGACCTACATGGTGCCGCCGGGCTCGCCGATCCAGACCATCGCGGATGTCGACAAACCGGGTAACCGCATCTCGGTTTCCGGGCGCAGCGCCTATGGCCTGTGGCTCGAAAACAACATCAAGCACGCAACCCTGATGCCGACCGAAGGGCTGGACGGCTCCTTCAACCAGTTCGTCGACCAGAAGCTCGAAGTCCTGGCCGGGTTGCGTCCGCGACTCGTCGAAGATGTCGAGAAAATGCCGGGCGCGCGCATTCTGGACGGCCAGTTCAGCGCCGTGCAACAGGCGGTCGGCTGCAACAAGGGCAATGACGCGGCGGCCAAATTCCTGACGGAGTATATCGAGGAGTTGAAAAGATCCGGCTTTATCGGCGAACTGATCGAAAAATTCGGCGTCACCGGCCGTCTGTCCGTCGCGCCGCCGGCCTGA
- a CDS encoding thioesterase family protein — protein MSIPVPNQIDIPTPYELPGSVVIPEWIDHNGHMNVANYLRAFDTAADALGTYVGLSREYKQRTNSATFVGNVHISYRREVREGDPLRFTGRIIACDAKRVHSWVEMYHATEGYLSATAEFLDLHVDMATRRVAPMGADILARIEAVRDAHAALPRPEGLGRVIHVPGS, from the coding sequence GTGAGTATTCCTGTGCCAAACCAGATCGATATTCCCACACCCTATGAACTGCCCGGCAGCGTCGTCATCCCGGAATGGATCGACCATAACGGCCATATGAACGTGGCGAACTATCTGCGCGCCTTCGATACGGCCGCGGATGCGCTGGGAACCTATGTGGGGCTGTCGCGCGAATACAAGCAGCGGACCAACAGCGCGACGTTCGTCGGGAATGTCCATATCTCCTATCGGCGCGAGGTACGGGAAGGGGACCCGCTGCGGTTCACCGGCCGGATCATCGCCTGCGATGCGAAGCGGGTGCATTCCTGGGTGGAAATGTACCACGCGACGGAAGGCTATCTGTCGGCGACGGCCGAATTCCTCGACCTGCACGTGGACATGGCAACCCGCCGCGTGGCGCCCATGGGGGCCGATATCCTGGCGCGGATCGAGGCGGTCCGCGATGCCCATGCGGCACTGCCACGGCCGGAAGGGCTGGGCCGGGTGATTCACGTTCCGGGCAGTTGA